In Triticum urartu cultivar G1812 unplaced genomic scaffold, Tu2.1 TuUngrouped_contig_6957, whole genome shotgun sequence, the genomic window GGCAGGGCAGCCATGGCCAGTAACCCTACGACTACTACGGCATGCACCCGCGGTTTGCTGAAAGGTCTCGGCGCTAAACTGCACGCATGCGCGGCGCGCTTGCGCAACCAActcttcttccccgcctccacCGTTTCATCGGTCTTGCTGTCCGCCCTCGCCTTGCTTGTGTGCGGCACCGCTCTCTCGAGGGTCGTCGTCTTCTTCCTGCCGCTGGTGGTCTCCACCACCATCTGCTGCGCGGCGATGTACCTGCTCGTCGCCTCGGGGTCGTCGGAGGGAGGGGCGGCGAAAGAGGTCGTGCTCCTGTGGGGCGACAGGGTGGAGGTCGGGCTCCTGGAGGTGTACGGCGGCGCGAACGCGAGCGCGTACGGCGACAGGCGCGACGTCCAAGTGGGCTGTTTCCTGCACCGCACGTCCCCTAGCGGCGACGGCGGGT contains:
- the LOC125531320 gene encoding uncharacterized protein LOC125531320; protein product: MASNPTTTTACTRGLLKGLGAKLHACAARLRNQLFFPASTVSSVLLSALALLVCGTALSRVVVFFLPLVVSTTICCAAMYLLVASGSSEGGAAKEVVLLWGDRVEVGLLEVYGGANASAYGDRRDVQVGCFLHRTSPSGDGGWKKLGVDENGEEVVFAGRVAVGGSVQDGAALEEELVAIQVDRLAEGVWERYFGGSSGWNYVTAEREEIDRSIEQLA